One part of the Paraglaciecola sp. L3A3 genome encodes these proteins:
- a CDS encoding glycerate kinase — translation MNSEKAFLLDLYKQGVTSCLPSVCLPDYFDEVDVSQGVCIIGAGKAAADMAAAAYKKYGDACFGKVVTRYGYGTELPTGNIEVLYAAHPVPDEKSLEAGQALLELAKNNPANIPIIFLISGGGSALMCLPVEGISFADKLSVHKFLLRSGASIDEMNVVRKQLSQVKGGGLALVAKSEVYTYVISDVVGDDPSIIASGPTVIDHSTAKQALDILNKYNWPFNAAIDKVLKSAVDLPIKQNLTSEYAVVANANTAIDSAIQLAQQQGWQTQVLNYEQQGEAADVAKQHAKIAKSLLAEGKQLLLFSGGELTVTVKDACGEGGPNQEYALAMAIALEGQAGISVLSCDTDGVDGSKDVAGAFVHEASLSNAKKLGLAPQEYLDNHDSYHFFEALEDLIITGPTQTNVNDFRVIMIHGN, via the coding sequence GTGAATTCAGAAAAAGCATTTTTATTAGACCTGTATAAACAGGGAGTAACTAGTTGTTTACCTAGTGTCTGTTTACCTGACTATTTTGATGAGGTAGATGTGAGCCAAGGTGTTTGTATTATAGGTGCGGGTAAAGCGGCTGCAGACATGGCTGCTGCGGCCTATAAAAAATATGGCGATGCTTGTTTTGGTAAAGTTGTCACTCGATATGGTTATGGTACTGAATTACCTACAGGTAATATTGAAGTCTTATATGCGGCTCACCCAGTACCCGATGAAAAAAGTTTAGAGGCCGGCCAGGCGTTGTTAGAACTAGCTAAAAATAACCCAGCCAACATTCCGATTATATTTTTGATTTCTGGTGGTGGTTCGGCACTTATGTGTCTGCCTGTAGAAGGTATTTCATTTGCGGATAAATTATCAGTGCATAAATTCTTGTTACGCAGTGGTGCCTCAATTGATGAAATGAATGTGGTACGTAAACAATTATCTCAAGTTAAAGGCGGAGGCTTAGCCTTAGTCGCAAAAAGTGAAGTGTATACCTATGTGATTTCTGATGTGGTAGGGGATGATCCTAGTATTATTGCCTCAGGGCCTACGGTGATCGACCATAGTACTGCTAAACAGGCTTTAGATATTTTAAACAAATATAATTGGCCTTTTAATGCCGCCATCGACAAGGTCTTAAAGTCTGCTGTTGACTTGCCAATTAAACAAAATTTAACAAGTGAATATGCTGTGGTAGCTAATGCTAATACCGCTATTGATAGCGCTATTCAATTAGCACAGCAGCAGGGCTGGCAAACCCAAGTGTTAAATTATGAACAGCAAGGAGAAGCTGCTGATGTAGCGAAGCAACATGCCAAAATTGCTAAATCATTATTAGCTGAAGGAAAACAATTATTATTATTTTCTGGTGGTGAGCTCACAGTTACGGTAAAAGATGCTTGTGGAGAGGGCGGACCTAATCAAGAGTATGCTTTGGCTATGGCGATTGCACTGGAAGGACAAGCAGGCATTAGTGTATTGTCTTGTGATACCGATGGTGTGGATGGCAGTAAAGATGTGGCTGGCGCATTTGTACATGAGGCTAGTTTGAGTAATGCGAAAAAATTAGGTCTAGCTCCTCAAGAATATTTAGATAATCACGACAGTTACCACTTTTTTGAAGCATTGGAAGATTTAATCATCACTGGGCCCACACAAACTAATGTCAATGATTTCAGGGTTATCATGATTCATGGCAATTAA
- a CDS encoding sodium:solute symporter: MNIFDYSIVVIYLVLLVGMGFSFRQQNTKDDYFLGGRNLGWKALTLSVMATQLSAISFVSAPAFVGLREGGGLHWLSYELGVPLAMLLLLSTILPVLYRSGFVSIYDYLEQRFGRSTRILISLVFQFSRAFATGIMIFAVSLILQGTMGIEAWQAIAVTGVITVLYSLQGGMKAVVYGDAIQMIIIVLGTIACIGFGLYHLGGVDEFISKVDPSRLQAIKPDSLGFDGDGFGLLPMIFGGFVLYASYYGCDQTQAQRALAAKNTKDLKYMMLANATVRFPITLLYCFSGLIVGTLAMTETSFMQQIPTENPDWMMPIFILNYLPHGVIGILVVAILAAAMSSLSSAINSLAAVTVEDYCRLTGKQYSPEDYLKKAKYVGLTWGAITLVLSFYAGDIAPTVIEAINKVGSVFYGPILAVFLLGVINKGVQAKHINIGLIAGVSFNIFIWLTQPNIFWFWWNFIGFVSTAAVAYALSTFSKGEVKMQPKQSIEKNESILTKKDIIILLSAFCIMLVICILLPLLFL, from the coding sequence ATGAATATTTTTGATTACAGCATAGTCGTTATATATCTAGTTTTGTTAGTGGGTATGGGGTTTAGTTTTAGACAACAAAACACTAAAGATGATTATTTTCTTGGGGGGCGTAACTTAGGTTGGAAGGCATTAACCCTTTCCGTTATGGCGACTCAACTTTCAGCTATTAGTTTTGTCTCGGCCCCAGCCTTTGTCGGTTTACGAGAAGGTGGTGGCTTACATTGGTTGTCTTACGAACTGGGTGTGCCTTTGGCCATGCTATTGTTGTTAAGTACAATTTTACCTGTGTTATATCGCTCGGGTTTTGTCAGTATTTATGATTATTTAGAACAAAGATTCGGTCGTTCTACTCGTATATTAATTAGTTTGGTTTTTCAGTTTAGCCGCGCTTTTGCAACAGGCATAATGATTTTTGCTGTGTCACTCATTTTGCAAGGCACTATGGGCATTGAAGCTTGGCAAGCCATAGCGGTAACAGGTGTGATCACTGTGCTGTATTCACTGCAAGGTGGCATGAAAGCAGTGGTTTACGGCGATGCTATTCAAATGATTATTATCGTATTGGGAACGATTGCTTGTATTGGCTTTGGTTTATATCACTTGGGTGGTGTCGACGAATTTATCAGTAAAGTTGATCCCAGTCGATTACAGGCTATTAAACCAGATTCTTTAGGATTTGATGGTGATGGATTTGGTTTGTTACCTATGATATTTGGTGGTTTTGTACTGTATGCTTCTTATTATGGTTGTGATCAAACTCAAGCTCAGCGTGCGTTAGCAGCAAAAAACACTAAAGACCTAAAATATATGATGTTGGCCAATGCCACTGTGCGTTTTCCCATTACATTATTATATTGTTTCTCTGGATTAATAGTGGGTACTTTGGCTATGACAGAGACTAGTTTCATGCAACAAATACCCACAGAAAATCCAGATTGGATGATGCCAATATTCATTTTGAATTATTTACCTCATGGCGTAATTGGTATTTTGGTTGTGGCCATTTTAGCCGCTGCTATGTCATCACTTAGTTCAGCTATCAACTCATTAGCAGCGGTTACCGTTGAAGATTATTGCCGTCTTACTGGCAAGCAGTATTCTCCTGAAGATTATCTTAAAAAGGCTAAATACGTGGGCCTTACTTGGGGGGCAATCACATTAGTCTTGTCTTTCTACGCAGGGGATATCGCGCCAACCGTTATCGAAGCTATTAATAAAGTCGGCTCAGTCTTTTATGGTCCTATTTTAGCTGTGTTTTTGTTAGGGGTTATCAATAAAGGTGTTCAAGCGAAACATATTAATATTGGCCTGATTGCTGGTGTGAGTTTCAATATATTTATCTGGTTAACACAACCTAACATCTTCTGGTTCTGGTGGAACTTTATCGGTTTTGTTAGCACAGCTGCTGTGGCTTACGCTTTAAGTACGTTTTCTAAAGGAGAGGTTAAAATGCAGCCTAAACAATCAATTGAAAAGAATGAATCAATATTAACCAAAAAAGATATCATCATTCTTTTGAGTGCATTCTGCATTATGCTAGTTATTTGTATCTTACTTCCATTACTATTTTTATAA
- a CDS encoding TonB-dependent receptor domain-containing protein, translating to MKKTPIACILSLVFTASAYAQEEKSTDEYIEQIVVTGSSVARTEANTPAKTTLISKEEIANTGFSSQADILMSVPGIKVEGGGGEVATNAFVRGLPSGGQFQFTPLNYDGMPAFQSGMTSSAQDVYFRPDIGIERVEYVGGGVSNLFGPGSVAGIINYISRTGSDDPESTVQLEIAEDGRVRTDFFNSGALSSADNLYYAISGFYRYDDGPLDTGLPTKGYQLRGNIRKEFDDGFISFHGQLINDKVQFFLPLPLDGASRDRLTGNDGETVYVAQTVAAAELSYPTANGTYESPIRNGVATEGGSFGINFEKELSDTWMLSGKAKAADYDHQFNLFLDGDGLSSGNIPETQDEYITNIGRMENGGLLSDLGTANFTWSETGNAVPSDYLLFGNRVLDRQRDGDFFSTEFNLTGSLSSGDFDHTVNIGTFFIHAQQMDYNIISSYLADFSDGKNARLVDLSFTAQDGSMVYYSKNGITGPGTSYTNKNLTSKRTAFYITDQIENDKWAFDLGMRVERAEGTSKAEGSETVMVSDDSTLASNLQVNVAGNGRFTYGEVATTETAFSAAMLYKMDNEDLNFYANASKGYFFPQIRSIRFNDNGEPQSYEGEDITLAALGLKFFPKDLYVDASLFMANLDNRRQVDFTNDGTGGLIETITEQSTETVGAEIITRWNVSDEVVLEGNVTYQDAEFSDGPNTGNEPARQPEFTGNVAVSYNDGYVDARLAVNYYGEAFANDSNSATLDSHTVAVLSSGYTWAFQNDQSLRLGLSVWNLFDSEGITEGSPRLGNSQVSEGAFFTGRPVLPRRISLTARYDF from the coding sequence ATGAAAAAGACCCCAATTGCATGCATTTTGTCATTGGTTTTTACTGCTTCCGCTTATGCTCAAGAAGAAAAGTCTACTGACGAATATATAGAACAGATTGTTGTGACTGGTTCGAGTGTTGCTCGTACAGAAGCAAATACTCCTGCTAAAACAACTTTGATCAGTAAAGAAGAGATAGCAAATACTGGCTTCTCTAGCCAAGCCGATATCTTAATGTCTGTGCCAGGCATTAAAGTAGAAGGTGGCGGCGGTGAAGTGGCAACCAATGCTTTTGTTCGTGGTTTGCCTTCTGGTGGTCAATTTCAATTTACCCCATTAAATTATGACGGCATGCCTGCATTTCAATCAGGTATGACATCTTCAGCCCAAGATGTTTATTTTCGCCCTGATATCGGTATTGAAAGAGTGGAATATGTGGGTGGTGGTGTATCTAACCTATTTGGTCCTGGCTCAGTAGCAGGTATTATTAACTACATTTCACGTACCGGCAGTGATGATCCTGAAAGTACTGTGCAATTAGAAATTGCTGAAGATGGTCGTGTCAGAACTGACTTCTTTAATAGTGGAGCATTATCTAGCGCTGATAACTTATATTACGCAATATCAGGTTTTTATCGTTATGACGATGGCCCTCTAGATACTGGTTTACCTACCAAAGGTTATCAATTAAGAGGTAATATCCGTAAAGAGTTCGATGATGGATTTATCTCTTTCCACGGACAATTAATTAACGATAAAGTACAGTTTTTTCTTCCTTTACCTTTAGATGGCGCCAGTCGTGACAGATTAACAGGGAACGATGGCGAGACAGTTTATGTTGCGCAAACGGTAGCTGCAGCTGAGTTAAGTTACCCCACAGCTAACGGTACATACGAATCACCCATTCGAAATGGTGTGGCTACAGAAGGTGGGTCGTTTGGTATTAATTTTGAGAAAGAATTATCAGATACTTGGATGTTAAGCGGTAAAGCTAAAGCCGCCGATTATGATCACCAGTTTAATTTATTCTTGGACGGCGATGGTTTAAGTTCTGGCAACATTCCTGAAACCCAAGATGAGTACATTACCAATATAGGTAGAATGGAAAACGGTGGTTTGTTAAGTGATTTAGGTACAGCTAATTTTACTTGGTCAGAAACCGGTAATGCGGTACCAAGTGATTATTTGTTGTTTGGTAACCGTGTATTAGACCGTCAACGAGATGGTGACTTTTTTAGTACTGAATTTAACCTTACTGGTTCGTTATCTTCTGGTGATTTTGATCATACAGTGAACATAGGTACTTTCTTTATTCACGCTCAGCAAATGGATTACAACATCATTTCTAGTTATTTAGCTGACTTCAGTGATGGCAAAAATGCGCGTTTAGTTGACCTTTCATTTACCGCTCAAGATGGCAGTATGGTTTATTATTCTAAAAATGGTATTACTGGGCCGGGTACAAGTTACACCAATAAAAACTTAACCAGCAAAAGAACCGCTTTCTATATTACAGACCAAATTGAAAATGATAAGTGGGCTTTCGATTTAGGTATGCGTGTTGAACGTGCTGAAGGTACTTCAAAAGCCGAAGGAAGTGAAACTGTGATGGTTTCTGATGATTCAACGTTAGCTTCTAATCTACAGGTTAATGTTGCTGGGAATGGACGTTTTACATATGGTGAAGTGGCTACCACAGAAACTGCTTTTTCTGCAGCTATGTTGTACAAAATGGACAACGAAGATTTAAACTTTTATGCGAATGCGTCAAAAGGGTATTTCTTCCCACAAATAAGAAGCATAAGATTTAACGACAATGGCGAGCCACAAAGTTACGAAGGTGAAGACATTACACTTGCTGCTTTAGGTTTGAAATTTTTCCCGAAAGATTTGTATGTTGATGCTTCATTATTTATGGCTAACTTAGACAATAGACGTCAAGTCGATTTTACCAACGATGGTACAGGCGGTTTGATTGAAACAATCACAGAACAATCAACCGAAACTGTAGGTGCAGAAATTATTACTCGTTGGAATGTATCTGATGAAGTGGTATTAGAAGGTAATGTTACCTATCAAGATGCAGAGTTTAGTGATGGCCCCAACACAGGCAATGAACCTGCTAGACAACCAGAATTTACTGGAAATGTAGCGGTTTCGTACAATGATGGGTATGTCGATGCTCGTTTAGCTGTGAATTATTATGGTGAAGCTTTTGCTAACGATAGCAACAGCGCGACGTTAGATAGTCATACAGTGGCTGTGTTAAGTTCTGGTTATACATGGGCATTTCAAAATGACCAATCATTAAGATTAGGTCTAAGTGTGTGGAACTTGTTTGATAGTGAAGGGATCACAGAAGGTTCACCTCGTCTAGGTAATAGTCAGGTGTCTGAAGGTGCCTTTTTCACTGGACGCCCGGTTTTACCTAGACGTATCAGCTTAACAGCTAGATATGATTTCTAA